Proteins from one Candidatus Manganitrophaceae bacterium genomic window:
- a CDS encoding JAB domain-containing protein, with translation MRWVKLKLIKESRPSWATRLISKEAVYEMLTAYYKFHDREEALVICLDNKNVPTYIHSLAVGSLNLCIVHPREVFKVALLTNASQIIFIHNHPSDDPTPSKEDQQITQRLVKGGDLIGIPLLDSLIIGGDKVISIVGRQRIRTDMECSPKQCENP, from the coding sequence ATGCGCTGGGTAAAGTTAAAGCTGATCAAGGAGAGTCGCCCAAGTTGGGCAACAAGGCTGATCTCTAAGGAAGCGGTCTACGAGATGCTCACGGCGTATTATAAGTTTCATGATCGGGAGGAAGCGTTGGTGATCTGTCTCGATAATAAGAACGTACCGACTTATATCCATTCCTTGGCGGTCGGCAGCCTGAACTTATGTATCGTTCACCCACGGGAGGTATTCAAAGTCGCGCTGCTTACGAATGCGTCTCAAATTATTTTTATTCATAACCATCCTTCAGATGATCCCACCCCATCAAAGGAGGATCAACAAATCACACAACGCCTTGTGAAAGGGGGGGATCTGATAGGAATCCCTCTGCTCGACTCTCTGATTATAGGAGGGGACAAGGTTATATCAATTGTCGGTCGACAACGTATCCGGACCGACATGGAGTGTTCGCCTAAACAGTGTGAGAATCCGTAA
- a CDS encoding RES family NAD+ phosphorylase, producing the protein MLPEHRVLKFLRQVSPEPLSGAFYRIVRVDFIQDPLGAFGSKKTGGRYNRKGKHEVLYLASGPDLALKESLPGFSVKFPPSILFTVEARLASIINLTSAEVCEGLGITAENLLTPWRHAQNVLGKEAITQRLGRLIRASRRFEAIVYPSRVDPSRSNLGILMDRLKQGSSIDIYDPERIMEWVFRGKK; encoded by the coding sequence ATGCTACCCGAGCATCGGGTTCTAAAATTTCTAAGACAGGTTTCACCCGAACCTCTCTCCGGCGCTTTTTACCGGATCGTCCGTGTCGATTTTATACAGGATCCCCTCGGAGCATTCGGATCAAAAAAGACGGGTGGCCGCTATAATCGAAAAGGCAAGCACGAGGTTCTCTATCTTGCCTCCGGGCCGGATTTGGCTCTTAAAGAATCCCTTCCGGGCTTCTCCGTCAAATTTCCCCCTTCGATCCTCTTCACGGTCGAGGCGAGGCTTGCTAGCATAATCAATCTGACGTCGGCCGAAGTGTGCGAAGGCTTGGGAATAACCGCAGAGAATCTGCTCACCCCATGGCGGCACGCTCAGAACGTGTTGGGAAAGGAGGCGATCACACAACGGCTGGGCCGTCTGATCCGGGCGAGCCGGCGCTTTGAGGCGATCGTCTACCCTTCGCGTGTTGATCCTAGTCGAAGCAATCTTGGGATCCTGATGGATCGGCTAAAGCAGGGATCCTCTATTGATATCTATGACCCCGAGCGGATCATGGAGTGGGTGTTCCGAGGAAAGAAATAA
- a CDS encoding DUF2384 domain-containing protein, whose product MATAPAKFRLFRHVERGLYDATGSINLDNLRKELGLTVEQMAQAVGKNLRTLQKNPRSRPIQERLTHIVAVLTLLHELTENAEEAQLWLNAPNPDYAGLTPKQLIIQGKAQALIDYLNEIRTGALR is encoded by the coding sequence ATGGCTACGGCTCCCGCTAAGTTTAGGCTGTTCAGGCATGTCGAGCGAGGCCTCTATGATGCGACCGGCTCGATCAATCTGGATAATCTTAGAAAGGAGTTGGGGCTTACGGTTGAACAGATGGCCCAGGCGGTCGGCAAGAATTTGCGCACCCTTCAAAAGAACCCGCGTTCGCGCCCGATTCAAGAGCGGCTTACCCACATCGTGGCAGTCCTAACCCTGCTGCATGAGTTGACTGAAAATGCGGAAGAAGCGCAACTCTGGCTCAATGCTCCTAATCCTGACTACGCCGGACTGACCCCTAAACAACTCATCATCCAAGGTAAGGCCCAGGCCCTCATTGACTATCTCAATGAGATAAGGACCGGGGCCCTTCGCTGA
- a CDS encoding ATP-dependent helicase has translation MEALNLERLNPEQKEAALSRGCPLLVLAGPGTGKTHTIATRIAALVQEGEDPEKILGITFTNRGAQEMRDRILFLSGKRLSWIRTIHGACAQILRMHIHKLAGYSGAFNIASTEQSNKILKDTIRQLGLNEAALDLTELGGRIGRVKAQFSSSEGLAQEKSDFVEIFNLYQERMRLQGCIDFNDLIYLTLRLFTEDAAILGEVRALWNHLIVDEVQDVDLAQYHLISLLGKDRGIVVVGDDDQSIYSFRSATPDVLKHFVADFSPKIITLNATFRLPRLVVTAAAALIKNNFTRFQKELSSVREEEGTIEIRGFGSETEEGEFVAREIQAHLQRGIPPEEIAILARRHVQLAQAEGALNRLGIPCRKAGDRSFYDHREVRDMLALITAVALPENTSAYERLLKLESGVSARVADLLEDLAEREGVSLNHAAEMAVENEYVQGEAREGLVRLFERLDRLRNRMADLCISDLMRAAAVEFGYVAHLQKFCKGKEDVNKRIGYLKELAQMADQFELSAGPNLINFLNEMAISAIQGGVPKEKKGIRLITLHGAKGLEFRVVFVIGALQGTLPHVKGSIEEERRLMYVGITRAKDRVYITHSRYVQNEVREPSYFIHEMGRIINPKIKPK, from the coding sequence TTGGAAGCGCTCAATCTGGAACGACTCAACCCTGAGCAGAAAGAGGCCGCGCTTTCTCGAGGCTGTCCGCTTTTGGTGCTCGCCGGCCCGGGAACGGGGAAGACCCATACGATCGCGACCCGGATCGCAGCACTGGTACAGGAGGGCGAGGATCCTGAAAAGATTCTCGGCATTACCTTCACCAACCGGGGAGCCCAAGAGATGCGGGACCGAATTCTCTTCTTGAGCGGCAAACGTCTCTCTTGGATCCGAACAATCCACGGCGCCTGCGCGCAGATTCTGAGAATGCATATTCACAAGCTCGCAGGATACAGCGGGGCGTTCAACATCGCTTCCACCGAGCAGTCAAACAAAATTCTCAAAGACACCATTCGGCAACTCGGTCTGAATGAGGCCGCTTTGGATCTGACCGAACTCGGCGGCCGGATCGGCCGGGTAAAGGCTCAATTTAGTTCTTCAGAAGGCCTGGCTCAGGAGAAAAGCGATTTCGTCGAAATATTCAACCTCTATCAGGAGCGGATGCGTCTTCAAGGATGCATCGACTTCAATGATTTAATCTACCTCACCCTTCGGCTCTTTACCGAGGATGCGGCGATATTGGGCGAGGTCCGCGCGCTCTGGAATCATCTGATCGTGGATGAAGTTCAGGACGTCGACCTCGCGCAGTACCATCTGATCTCCCTTCTGGGAAAGGACCGGGGGATCGTAGTTGTGGGAGACGACGACCAGTCGATTTATTCATTCAGATCGGCCACCCCGGACGTCCTAAAACATTTTGTCGCCGATTTCTCTCCGAAAATCATCACGCTGAATGCAACCTTCCGTCTTCCGAGGTTGGTCGTGACCGCGGCGGCGGCGTTGATCAAGAACAACTTTACACGGTTTCAAAAAGAGCTTTCCTCTGTCAGGGAAGAAGAAGGGACCATCGAAATTAGAGGGTTTGGGTCGGAGACCGAAGAGGGAGAGTTCGTCGCGCGGGAAATTCAGGCGCATCTTCAACGGGGCATTCCTCCCGAAGAGATCGCGATTCTTGCCCGGCGTCATGTTCAGCTGGCCCAGGCGGAAGGGGCTTTAAATCGCCTGGGTATTCCCTGCCGCAAAGCGGGAGACCGCTCCTTCTACGATCATCGGGAGGTCCGAGATATGCTGGCCCTGATCACCGCGGTCGCCCTTCCGGAAAACACATCGGCGTATGAGCGCTTACTCAAGTTGGAGTCTGGGGTCAGCGCCCGGGTTGCCGATCTCTTGGAGGACCTGGCGGAGCGGGAGGGAGTTTCCCTGAATCATGCGGCTGAAATGGCGGTCGAGAATGAATATGTCCAAGGAGAGGCGAGAGAAGGGCTCGTTCGGCTCTTCGAGCGTTTGGATCGGCTGAGAAACAGAATGGCCGACCTCTGTATTTCGGATCTCATGCGGGCCGCCGCGGTCGAATTCGGTTATGTCGCCCACCTTCAGAAATTTTGTAAAGGAAAGGAGGACGTCAATAAGAGGATTGGGTATTTAAAGGAACTCGCTCAGATGGCCGACCAATTCGAGCTGAGCGCCGGCCCGAATCTGATCAATTTCCTAAACGAGATGGCGATCTCGGCGATCCAGGGTGGGGTGCCAAAGGAGAAAAAAGGCATCAGACTGATTACATTGCATGGCGCAAAAGGATTGGAGTTTCGTGTCGTGTTTGTGATCGGCGCCCTTCAGGGAACCTTGCCTCATGTGAAAGGGAGCATCGAAGAAGAGAGACGCCTGATGTATGTCGGCATCACGCGGGCCAAAGATCGGGTCTACATCACCCATTCCCGGTATGTGCAAAACGAGGTGAGGGAACCGTCATATTTTATCCACGAGATGGGGAGAATCATCAACCCGAAGATCAAGCCGAAATAA
- a CDS encoding toprim domain-containing protein has product MISQPLDEIKEIPIQEVARRLGLEVKGQLAHCFSHKPDRNPSLRLNLNKNQFHCYVCRGVEGSVIDLVMQVLGLDFKEAISFLQEGRERYPSERVQARSTDAVSISPERKSELLQAFMNAAPVEETGVQYLASRGIRKETIEKMKVGYLSPDRYLSAYRRFRDRYGLEILKAAGLTHFYIFAKQQLPFLLFPYYIEGRIQSIQGRCLLTKEEAVTQRVKRFAMTERAAYFYHHDLIAESSVLFICEGEIDTLTMLQSGFPAIGSPGTWGFDEHWLDLFAGKTVVLCLDPDPAGEKAAAWVGEELHRRNSLCLKLHLPAGCDINEYIRKGGYIGSAQSGTTQP; this is encoded by the coding sequence TTGATCTCACAACCATTGGATGAAATAAAGGAAATCCCGATCCAGGAGGTCGCAAGACGCCTTGGATTGGAGGTAAAGGGACAGCTGGCCCACTGTTTCTCGCATAAACCCGATCGCAACCCTTCCCTCCGGTTGAACCTCAATAAAAACCAGTTTCACTGTTACGTCTGCCGGGGTGTCGAGGGATCGGTCATTGACCTGGTCATGCAGGTCCTCGGTCTCGACTTTAAAGAGGCGATCTCCTTTCTTCAGGAAGGAAGGGAGCGGTATCCTTCAGAGAGGGTCCAGGCGCGGTCGACGGACGCAGTGTCCATCAGTCCGGAGAGGAAGAGCGAGCTCCTTCAGGCGTTCATGAATGCGGCGCCGGTGGAGGAGACGGGGGTTCAATATCTCGCGTCGCGCGGAATCCGAAAAGAGACCATCGAGAAGATGAAAGTCGGGTATCTCTCTCCCGATCGGTACCTTTCGGCTTATCGGAGGTTTCGGGATCGATATGGGTTGGAGATCCTGAAGGCGGCTGGGTTGACGCACTTTTACATTTTCGCCAAACAGCAGCTCCCTTTCCTTCTCTTTCCCTACTATATCGAGGGAAGGATTCAATCGATTCAAGGCCGGTGCCTTTTGACCAAAGAGGAAGCGGTCACACAGAGGGTGAAGCGATTTGCGATGACCGAACGGGCCGCTTATTTCTATCACCATGACCTCATCGCGGAATCGTCGGTCCTCTTCATCTGCGAGGGGGAGATCGATACCCTGACGATGCTCCAATCTGGATTTCCCGCGATCGGCAGTCCCGGAACGTGGGGTTTTGACGAGCATTGGCTCGATCTCTTTGCAGGCAAAACAGTGGTCCTCTGCCTGGACCCCGATCCCGCCGGCGAAAAAGCCGCGGCATGGGTCGGGGAGGAGCTGCACCGGAGAAACAGCTTGTGTCTAAAGCTGCATCTGCCGGCTGGATGCGATATCAACGAATACATCAGAAAGGGGGGATATATTGGAAGCGCTCAATCTGGAACGACTCAACCCTGA